The sequence AGTTTCTATAAAATACCACTGGAAGAGTGTCCGGATGCTGTACTCGACTATTTGAAACAAAATCGACCTGACAAACATAATACCAGCAATAAATCCTCAAAATCCGCTAATAGTAGTCGCGGAGCTATGAGTAAATCAAAACGCTCGAATTCTTTCAAAAACAATCATTATTTAACGTTAAATCTCCCCGTTGACTGCATTATTATTGTCGATGATCGAGTGAAATTCCTTCAAATGTTAGATCATTTAGAAGGTCAATTGCTGATAGCGTTCGATTCCGAGTGGAAGCCAACGGTTTGCAACGAAAACGTTATTTCAGTCTTACAGATGGCTACTATGGATCGCGTTTATTTATTAGATTGCCTATCGTCCAATCTTAGCAATGAGTTGTGGCAGCAGCTCGGACGTAGAGTGTTTAATAATTTGGAGATTCTGAAAATAGGTTTCTCCTTACACCAGGATTTGCGTATGTTGCATAAATCATTGCCATTAGAATTAAACCTCAATGCAAAAACGTGTTACTTGGATTTACGCGAATTATGGCGACGCTTAAAGTACTTACAAATTGTTAAATTTCCATTTGAGTGTGCCTCTAACTCGGGCGAGAGCTTATGCACCTTGACCGAAATATGTTTGGGGAAGAAATTAGACAAATCAAATCAATTCTCGAATTGGGCCAATCGACCGTTGCGTCACGATCAAGTTATATACGCGGGTAAGTAGAAAACAGCTTTCTTTAGTAAATGATTTAGATCTCATCAAAAtagtttaatattataatatattgacGCTAAATACTTGTTCCTTTACAGCACTGGATGCGCACTGTTTATTGCTAGTATACCAGGTAGTCTCAGAAATACTGGTACGTATGGGTTTAGATGTTGACCAGGTAGTCGATGAGGTGACAACTGGGAAAACCGGCTACTTGTTCCAAAAGAAACGCGTTATTACCGAGCAGAACGATGAGCGCAGTTCAACTAGGCCAGTTAAAATGGATGCAGAAGGAGTTAATTCAGTTAgtgcaaaaaatgaaaacaataggTACGCGTGCATTtgttactatttaaaaaaatttactatgcAAGTTATTGAAATACTTTAGGTCAATTGggacaaaatttatttgtgataCCATGATGACTGGGCTGTCGAAAGAGTTCCGTAAATTAGGCATCGATTGTGTGGAAATCATCAACAACGATTTGGGCTATTATATTGAATTAGCTAGAAAAGAACACCGTTATATACTTACACGAGATTCTCGTTACGATTTATTCGTGAACGAATTGCCGCCAGAACAATGTCTACAAATTCCTAGTGACTCCAGCGTAGACCAAGTACTAAATATAATACGCCTGCtggatataaaaatatatgaatgcaaTCTCTTTACACGTTGCTTGAGCTGTAATAGTAATGAATTCATATTCGCACTGAGGCATGAAATGCAAACGATGCGTTTTGGACAGGCTCTGGATGAGATTAAAGATATGAGTGCGTTAAATATGAATCCATATGGAAAAACTTATCACTTATGTGCgtataatatttctttatatatattattcgttaattttatttggtaaaatattTCTTGTCTCATTATAGTGAATGTTAGCAGCCATATTGTGAAAACAAAAACGACCTATCGGGGCAAGTTTATCAAGTTGAATCGGATTAGGTCGCACATATTACGCTCGaaggaatatttttatatatgtgatGTAAGTGTgtgaaagtagtcaaaaattttacgtattttacGTGTGATGCAAATGTCTTTATAGAATTGTGGCATTTGTACATGGGACGGTGCTTACTCCATACATAGCAGTGTCAAGGATGCTGTTCTGAGCGATGTCTTCGAAGCTGCTACTGCTCCTGGAATTTgagcacataaatatatatgtattgtatatatataatattaaatcatGACGACTGACTTTTTTGCATTGAGTGGTATTAAGTTAACACTGAgaagatatttttttcaatttctcaaaCACATAAGATCCTTTTTATATAGCTCTATATGTGAAAATGTATACCTTTATATTAATGAAATCCTATTTTCATTTTGTGTATTCAAATATAAACGCCTAttaacttatacatatgtatattcgtatttttaaattagtacaaaatcaacaacattacaaataatgaaaagtACATTGACGTAAATTGAGAGTACATGAAAGAAacgaaatacaaattaaataatgcatatgtatgttagtAGTAAGTACATTTAATCTAGAAGTAACAAGTAAGAGGATACATTAGTGTAGCGTGCAAATCTCAATACAAGTAAGACATAAGTGTCTGtaataaatgaatttaataaaatgtatgctagaaaatttatttactcgTTTTGTTTCCCTTTTTGGTGTTAAGACATGATAGACACGCACATAAATGTTTTCAGTAAGCCATGTCCAGTTTTAAGGTCCCTAGATTAGGGActttatgaggtttgcacttcgacctatTGGTTTTTTGTGTCCTCTATTCatcacggccgccgtagccgaataggttggtgcgtgactaccatttggaattcttcgacataaagataatttgggtacctggtcacagtgacattgcggAAAACTGTGAAGCGGACGAGCTGGCCaaacaagggacctgtgaggcaatgtgtccacgaaaggagaggatcgggatccccttgacaacctgcgctctactcctggaaggatgggctatgcaccaactca comes from Anastrepha ludens isolate Willacy chromosome 3, idAnaLude1.1, whole genome shotgun sequence and encodes:
- the LOC128858108 gene encoding exonuclease mut-7 homolog, with the translated sequence MMSICRIPAGYEDGEDGEDYLSEVMQKITVVPDITVGAGLNNENFDRNLSSEVASWFFFYKDEWNSYKRMPSAQHNLKAMLMTDEDPLLFALKLFANCPGCNNLKNKSLALFILETVCDLHKTKPEISTNCTDNTRMIAFNFVKTCGIVPLCKAVISAYELKKIRDLLVPKIKDLIAAGHIKDAAHWTMHLQITHIFGIFDIVFPLILQDKVSLAEEYLNVAKDLALPTVKFLDSLLDKQKTVIDHCEEVLTKYEYKDVKYNILTYRPMSKLVTRLAKKYKIDAHDTPNLNFTKACSYLHYLWRKYRDGGMSHDAWVELAHDAAVTKPIQMDLIKNVVAYGDIKEAGYWISFYKIPLEECPDAVLDYLKQNRPDKHNTSNKSSKSANSSRGAMSKSKRSNSFKNNHYLTLNLPVDCIIIVDDRVKFLQMLDHLEGQLLIAFDSEWKPTVCNENVISVLQMATMDRVYLLDCLSSNLSNELWQQLGRRVFNNLEILKIGFSLHQDLRMLHKSLPLELNLNAKTCYLDLRELWRRLKYLQIVKFPFECASNSGESLCTLTEICLGKKLDKSNQFSNWANRPLRHDQVIYAALDAHCLLLVYQVVSEILVRMGLDVDQVVDEVTTGKTGYLFQKKRVITEQNDERSSTRPVKMDAEGVNSVSAKNENNRSIGTKFICDTMMTGLSKEFRKLGIDCVEIINNDLGYYIELARKEHRYILTRDSRYDLFVNELPPEQCLQIPSDSSVDQVLNIIRLLDIKIYECNLFTRCLSCNSNEFIFALRHEMQTMRFGQALDEIKDMSALNMNPYGKTYHLLNVSSHIVKTKTTYRGKFIKLNRIRSHILRSKEYFYICDNCGICTWDGAYSIHSSVKDAVLSDVFEAATAPGI